Below is a window of uncultured Cohaesibacter sp. DNA.
TTGAGGGCCCATCTTGTGGCCGGTCCGGCTTTTGCCCGGAAGCGCAAATGGAGCCTGCGACATGCATTCCATACCTGCGGCGACAACAAGGGACGCATCGCCTGCCTTGATGTGGGACGCAGCGTCCATGATGGTTTTCATGCCAGAGCCACAGATCATGTTGACGGTGTAGGCTGGAACCGTTTTGGGAACGCCTGCATAGACGGAGGCCTGACGGCCCGGACCCATGCCCTGAGCGCCGCCCAGAACGTTGCCGACGATGACTTCGTCCAGAAGCTCAGGCTTCACTTTTGCCTGATCGAGTGCGGCTGCGATGGCTGCGGCGCCGATGCGGGCTGCAGGCAAGCTGGAGAGCGTGCCCAGAAAGCTGCCCATGGCGGTGCGCTTGGCACCTACGATATAGATTTTTGTCATGGTTGTTGCCTCAGATTACCAGACCGCCGTCGACTTTCAGCACCTGACCGGTGATGAAGCGGGCGCGGTCACTGGCGAGGAAAAGGACGCCCTGCGCGATGTCTTCGGCTTCGCCCATATGGCCAAGCGGGGTCTTGCTTTCCATGTAGGCGATGACTTTTTCCGGCAGATCTGCGGTCATCGGTGTTTTGATGAAGCCCGGGGCAACGCAGTTTGCACGAACCTGAGCGCCTTTGCGGGAGAATTCCTTGGCCCAGCTTTTGGTCATGGCGATGACGCCAGCCTTGGTGGCGGCATAGTTGGTCTGGCCGATATTGCCGTCGGTTCCCACCACAGAGGACATGGTGATGATGGAGCCTGCGCCATTTTCTATCATGATCGGAGAGACGAACTGGGTCATGTTGAAAACGCCCTTGAGATTGACGTCAATGACCATGTCCCAGTCTTTTTCGCTCATACGGTCGAGCAGACCGTCACGGGTGATGCCGGCATTGTTGACCAGAACGTCGATTTTGCCGTTCTCTGCTTTGACTTTTTCAACGAAGGCGGAAATGGCGTCGCGATCACAAACGTTCAGTGAAACGGCTTCAACAGTGGAGAATCTCTCTTTATAATCGGCCATTGCATCAATATTCATGTCGCATGCGTAAACTTTTTTTGCGCCTTCTGCTGCGAATGTTTCAACGATACAACGACCGATGCCCTGAGCACCGCCGGTTACAATGCAAACCTTTTCCTTAAGCATAATTCCACCTTCTACACTTGTTTGTCATGCGACAATTTCTTGCAAATATGTCGTGACCAAAATTATTGGCATGAAAAGCCGAGAATGATTATAGACAGCTGAGCAAAACAAAATTGTAGAAATGGGATTAGCAAAGCGCTGAAGCGGAGCGCATGGCGTGGTGATAGCGGCGCGCATTGGCAAGAATGCGGATTAAAACGCATTTTTGCAGAGGCCCTCTGTTGCGGCTTGTTCGGGGCAATGCTGTTTTGTATTGTCGCACTGGCAGCGGGACTTTGCTGCGCCTGGATGAGGACGAAGAATGCTTGATAAGTTGGTCTATTTCTTGAGTGTGGTGCGAACCGGTTCATTTTCCGATGCTGCGCGCCACTATGGCATCTCCGCCAGTGCGGGAAGCCGCTGGATCATCGAGCTGGAAGAAAAGCTAGGCGTTAGCCTGCTCAAGAGATCAACGCGCAAAGTGGTGGCGACGGAAGCGGGCCAGCATCTTTATGATCGGTTCAATGGGGTGAATGCCGAAATCGAGGATATCTTCTCCGAATTGCAGCATTTTGGCCAAGAAGAGCGCGGCACCATCGTTGTCGCCTCCACGCCTTTATATGCGCGGCGCTTTCTTGCACGCATTGTTGGAGAATATTTGCTTGATCATCCCAAAGTCAGTTTCCGGATCATTGAAACGGCGTTTGACGTGGACATGGTCGAGGATGTCGATTTCTTCGTTCGGGCCAATGCCACTTATGACGGATTTCAGGAAAAAGACAGCCTTTTGATCCGCCGCTCCCTGCAGCGCTACCCTCTCGTTGCTTGCTGTTCGCCGCAATATGCCGAGCGTTATGGCATACCACAAGCCCCTCAAGAGCTGTCCAAACACAACTGCCTGTTTGCCCATACTCTGGTGGGGGGGAACAAATGGGTGTTTGAGTATCAAGGCGAATATACGACGGTTAAGATCGCGCGGACGGTCGAAGTGGACGACAGCGAGATCATCAAATCCATTGCGTTGACGGGTGGAGGGATCGCCTATCTGCCTTTGATGATGCTGCGCGATGAATTGGCGGACGGCAAGCTGATCTCCATCCTTGGCGACTATCTGAATGCGGAGTTTGAGCTCAATCTCTATTATCGCCAGAGAAAACAGATGCCGCTGTTATGCACCAATTTCAAGGATTATATGATCAAGAGAACCCGCGAAATCGGCGAACTTGAGCCATAATTGGTCAGCTTCGGGCGCCAATGTTCGATATTCCTGCCAAATACGGGATCATTATCCCGTTTGTGCAATTGTCTTTTGGATGATTGTCTATTCCCTACTTTTGTGAAGTTTTTTAGCATTGCGCCGCAATAAAAAAGGGCGCATTCGTATTTTTACTTGCGTCCTAAATTAAGGGGTCGAAACATGCAAGTAAAAATC
It encodes the following:
- a CDS encoding LysR family transcriptional regulator, whose amino-acid sequence is MLDKLVYFLSVVRTGSFSDAARHYGISASAGSRWIIELEEKLGVSLLKRSTRKVVATEAGQHLYDRFNGVNAEIEDIFSELQHFGQEERGTIVVASTPLYARRFLARIVGEYLLDHPKVSFRIIETAFDVDMVEDVDFFVRANATYDGFQEKDSLLIRRSLQRYPLVACCSPQYAERYGIPQAPQELSKHNCLFAHTLVGGNKWVFEYQGEYTTVKIARTVEVDDSEIIKSIALTGGGIAYLPLMMLRDELADGKLISILGDYLNAEFELNLYYRQRKQMPLLCTNFKDYMIKRTREIGELEP
- a CDS encoding beta-ketoacyl-ACP reductase; its protein translation is MLKEKVCIVTGGAQGIGRCIVETFAAEGAKKVYACDMNIDAMADYKERFSTVEAVSLNVCDRDAISAFVEKVKAENGKIDVLVNNAGITRDGLLDRMSEKDWDMVIDVNLKGVFNMTQFVSPIMIENGAGSIITMSSVVGTDGNIGQTNYAATKAGVIAMTKSWAKEFSRKGAQVRANCVAPGFIKTPMTADLPEKVIAYMESKTPLGHMGEAEDIAQGVLFLASDRARFITGQVLKVDGGLVI